A segment of the Nitrospina gracilis 3/211 genome:
CGTTTCTCGAAATTGAGAGCCGCTCGGTGGTGAGCTATGTCATTGACGCCCTGCTGAAGGCGCAGTCAGTACGCAACATCTACGTGGTCGGCAAGAAAAAAGAACTGCGCGAGTACCTGCGGAGGGACGGGATCGACCTCAATCACCCGAAACCGATCACCCTGCTCGAGCAGAAGCAGTCGCTGTACGAGAACGTCTGGTTCGCCTACATGCAAAGCCTGCCGGAACCGGTGCCGGAATCGCACCTCGAAAACTCCATTCACAAGGACAAGGCGATCCTGGTGGTTCCGTGCGACTCACCGTTGATCACGCCGCATGAAATCGACTACTTCATCGCGCATGCGGATACGGAACATTACGATTACGTGCTGGGACTGACGCCGGCGAAAGCCATGCATCCGTTTTATCCGAAGAAGGGCGAACCCGGCATCAAGATGGCTTACCTGCATTTGAGGGAAGACAAGTACCGCATCAACAACATGCACCTGGTGAAGCCGGGGCGCATCGAGAACCGGCATTACATCCAGACCATGTACCGGTACCGCTACCAGCGTAACATCAAGAACGTGGTCCGGTTCGGCATCGAATTGTTCAAAAAGGATCGCTACCGCGGGTACCGGTTTTACCTGTGCCTGCTCGTGTGCCTGATGTGCGCGCGTTTGAAACTGGACCGGGTCGCGGACTGGGTTCGCCGCTGGGTGCCGAAACGGCGTCTCGAAACCTGGGTGTCACAGGGCCTCAAGACCCGGTTCATGGGTCTGGTCACCCCGTTTCCGGGAGCCACGCTGGACATCGACAACAACCGCGATTTCGAGGTGATGAAACTCCGGTTTCAGGACTGGAAGCAGTACCTTCGTGGACTGGTCGAGCGGTACCCCCTGCCTGAGGACCTGTCCGCCCACACGGCCATGACCCGGGTTCCGGTTCCCTCCCGGATGGAGGCCTCCGAAAAAGACACCGAAACGGTCCGTTGACAGCTACCGGCCGGACCCGTCCTTTCCGTAAAAAGGAATACGGCGCTTCCCAGAACTTGCTACAATAACAGGTCTGCCTCAGGCACACCCGAATCCTATTTCCGAAATGAATCAACAGAACGTACGCAACTTTTCAATCATTGCCCACATCGATCACGGCAAGTCCACCCTCGCCGACAAACTGATCCTGAAGACCGGTGCGCTCGAACAGCGCGTGTTCAAGGACCAGTACCTCGACAACATGGACCTGGAGCGGGAACGCGGCATCACCATCAAAGCGCAGACCGTGCGCCTGCCGTACCGGTCGCAAAAAGGCGACGCTTACACCTTCAACATGATCGACACCCCGGGCCACGTGGACTTCTCCTATGAAGTGTCGCGCAGCCTTGCCGCCTGCGAGGGCGTCCTGCTGTTGATCGACGCGTCGCAGGGCATCCAGGCCCAGACCATCGCCAACGTCAACCTCGCCATGGCGGGCAACCTGACCATCATCCCCGTCATCAACAAGGTGGACCTGCCGAGCGCCGATCCCGACATGGTGCGCGAGCAGTTGGAGGACATCCTGCAGATCGATTCCACCGAAGCCATCCTGGCCAGCGCCAAGCAGGGCATCGGCGTGGAGGAGATCATGGAAGCCATCGTCGAACGCATCCCGCCCCCGGAGGGAGACCCGGACCAGCCGCTCAAGGCGCTCCTGTTCGACGCCTGGTACGATTTGTACAAAGGCGTGATGATCCTCGTGCGCGTGGTGGACGGCCACCTGAAAGAAGGCATGACCATCCAGATGATGGCCACCGGCCACACCTTCGAAGTGGAAGAACTGGGTGCGTTCACCCCGGTGCCGAAACGCATCGACCGCCTGAGCGCGGGCGAGGTCGGTTTCGTCATCGCCGGTATCAAGAAACTGGACGAAACGAAAATCGGCGATACCGTCACCGAATTCAAGAACAACTGCGACAAACCCCTGCCCGGTTACAAGGACGTCAAGCCGATGGTGTTCAGCGGGCTGTACCCGATCGACGGCGACCAGTATGAAAACCTGCGCGACGCCCTCAAGAAGCTGCGCCTCAACGACGCATCGTTCACCTACGAGCCGGAGACCTCCGCCGCGCTCGGGTTCGGCTTCCGCTGCGGTTTTCTGGGCCTCCTCCACATGGAGATCGTGCGCGAACGCCTCGAGCGCGAATACAACGTGGACCTGTTGACCACCGCGCCCACGGTGGTGTTTCATCTGAAACCGGAGCACGGCGATATGGTGGTCATCGACAACCCGTCGAACCTGAAAAAGCAAGACCGCACCGACACCATCCTCGAACCGTATCTGAGGGGCACCATCATCGTACCCGACGAATACGTCGGCGTTGTCATGAACCTGGCGCGCGACCGCCGCGGCATTCAATTGAAGATGGAGTATCTGACGCCGAAGACCGTCATGCTCCAGTACGCTCTTCCATTTAGTGAAATCGTGTTCGATTTCTTTGACCATCTGAAATCATCGACCAAGGGCTACGCATCGTTCGATTATGAATTTTTGGATTTTCGGGCATCGGATTTGGTAAAGTTGGACATCCTGTTCAACGGAGAGACGGTCGATGCCCTGTCCAT
Coding sequences within it:
- a CDS encoding nucleotidyltransferase family protein; the protein is MDVPYQYKQFDAVVVAGEGLHSYQVLHQHKAFLEIESRSVVSYVIDALLKAQSVRNIYVVGKKKELREYLRRDGIDLNHPKPITLLEQKQSLYENVWFAYMQSLPEPVPESHLENSIHKDKAILVVPCDSPLITPHEIDYFIAHADTEHYDYVLGLTPAKAMHPFYPKKGEPGIKMAYLHLREDKYRINNMHLVKPGRIENRHYIQTMYRYRYQRNIKNVVRFGIELFKKDRYRGYRFYLCLLVCLMCARLKLDRVADWVRRWVPKRRLETWVSQGLKTRFMGLVTPFPGATLDIDNNRDFEVMKLRFQDWKQYLRGLVERYPLPEDLSAHTAMTRVPVPSRMEASEKDTETVR
- the lepA gene encoding translation elongation factor 4, with the protein product MNQQNVRNFSIIAHIDHGKSTLADKLILKTGALEQRVFKDQYLDNMDLERERGITIKAQTVRLPYRSQKGDAYTFNMIDTPGHVDFSYEVSRSLAACEGVLLLIDASQGIQAQTIANVNLAMAGNLTIIPVINKVDLPSADPDMVREQLEDILQIDSTEAILASAKQGIGVEEIMEAIVERIPPPEGDPDQPLKALLFDAWYDLYKGVMILVRVVDGHLKEGMTIQMMATGHTFEVEELGAFTPVPKRIDRLSAGEVGFVIAGIKKLDETKIGDTVTEFKNNCDKPLPGYKDVKPMVFSGLYPIDGDQYENLRDALKKLRLNDASFTYEPETSAALGFGFRCGFLGLLHMEIVRERLEREYNVDLLTTAPTVVFHLKPEHGDMVVIDNPSNLKKQDRTDTILEPYLRGTIIVPDEYVGVVMNLARDRRGIQLKMEYLTPKTVMLQYALPFSEIVFDFFDHLKSSTKGYASFDYEFLDFRASDLVKLDILFNGETVDALSMIVHRDKAYYRGRELVKKLKEQIPRQMFEVAIQASIGGKVIARESVKALRKNVLAKCYGGDITRKRKLLEKQKAGKKRMKQIGKVEIPQEAFLAVLRTDVK